Proteins from a single region of Chryseomicrobium sp. FSL W7-1435:
- the metA gene encoding homoserine O-succinyltransferase has translation MPINLPKDLPVIEKLRNENIFVMDLERAHTQDIRPLEVLIVNLMPEKEKTEHQLLRLLGNTPLQTNVTFLRMASYQPKNVSSSHLEQFYVTFDAIKDRRFDGMIITGAPVEQMPFEEVAYWPEIVTLLFWAKTHVTSTLSICWGAQAVLYQEFGVDKEPLPKKCSGVYPHTLLTPHSALVRGFNDTFLAPHSRYTTVSYQEILKQQQLEVVAVSQEAGVFLVQSKDQRHIMATGHLEYDATTLQDEYLRDVAKGIAPEVPANYFPGDDPTKNPSNTWRSHTHLLFSNWLNYYVYQQTPYDWSKS, from the coding sequence ATGCCGATTAATTTGCCTAAAGACTTACCTGTGATTGAAAAATTACGCAATGAGAATATCTTTGTAATGGATTTGGAGCGAGCTCATACCCAAGATATCCGACCACTTGAGGTGTTAATTGTAAATCTCATGCCAGAAAAAGAGAAAACTGAGCATCAATTGTTGCGATTATTAGGGAACACGCCACTTCAAACGAATGTAACTTTCTTGCGAATGGCCAGCTACCAACCTAAAAATGTGAGCAGTAGCCACCTTGAACAGTTTTATGTGACGTTTGATGCGATAAAAGATCGTCGGTTTGATGGGATGATTATCACCGGTGCGCCAGTTGAGCAGATGCCATTTGAAGAAGTGGCTTATTGGCCAGAGATTGTCACGTTACTCTTCTGGGCCAAAACACATGTAACATCAACTTTGTCCATTTGTTGGGGAGCTCAAGCTGTCTTGTATCAAGAATTTGGCGTTGATAAAGAACCACTGCCTAAAAAATGTTCAGGCGTCTATCCACACACACTACTCACGCCACACAGTGCGCTTGTAAGAGGGTTTAATGATACATTTTTAGCGCCTCATTCACGCTACACGACTGTAAGCTATCAAGAGATTTTGAAGCAGCAACAACTAGAGGTGGTAGCCGTTTCACAAGAAGCAGGCGTATTTCTTGTCCAGTCAAAAGATCAACGTCATATCATGGCTACAGGGCATCTGGAATACGATGCCACGACACTTCAAGACGAATATTTACGTGATGTGGCAAAAGGAATCGCTCCCGAAGTGCCAGCTAATTATTTTCCGGGCGACGATCCTACAAAAAATCCATCAAATACTTGGCGTTCACATACACATTTATTGTTCTCGAATTGGTTAAACTATTATGTCTACCAACAGACTCCCTATGACTGGAGCAAATCATGA
- a CDS encoding AI-2E family transporter, with protein sequence MFDEKKPGFFETRFIQFLGGKNTIFALILLVLIGLTIFIFDLVSFVFNPLTVFLGNVVLPIIIATILYYLLRPVLRLLEKMRIPRIWGILILFIAIIGLITLLVFLVFPFLKEQTIRFIENFPEDFSQLINNTTLWLQTSIFSGFYSTIETDINERIQDLPSQLAMFFQDTFTRVATGITSFIGAITSFILAIVTVPFILFYLLKDGEKLPQYVLRLLPPRMRVETAQVFTDIDRQISSYIQGQLLVSATIGFMVFIGFSIIQMPYPVLLGAIAMVTSVVPYLGPVIAITPAVIIALVQSPFMLLKLAAVWTVVQLVEGKFISPQIMGKTLHIHPITIIFVLVTAGSLFGVPGVILGIPGYAIVKVIVTHFFRLFKMRYNRYEPTVEQHYEYISKTNKVE encoded by the coding sequence ATGTTTGATGAAAAAAAGCCAGGATTTTTTGAAACACGTTTTATTCAGTTTCTAGGTGGCAAGAATACAATATTCGCACTAATTCTTTTAGTTTTGATTGGTTTGACAATCTTTATTTTTGACCTCGTGTCATTTGTGTTCAATCCATTAACGGTCTTTTTAGGAAATGTTGTTCTACCTATCATAATAGCAACCATTTTGTATTACTTGCTACGACCGGTGCTACGTTTACTAGAGAAGATGCGCATCCCCCGTATTTGGGGAATTTTAATTTTGTTTATAGCTATTATTGGCTTGATTACATTACTGGTCTTTCTCGTATTTCCATTTTTAAAAGAGCAGACGATTCGCTTTATCGAAAACTTCCCAGAGGATTTCTCGCAGCTTATTAATAACACAACTCTGTGGCTTCAAACGTCAATATTCTCTGGTTTTTACAGTACAATCGAAACGGATATAAACGAAAGGATTCAAGATTTACCTAGTCAACTCGCGATGTTCTTCCAAGACACATTTACGCGAGTAGCTACAGGGATCACCTCTTTTATCGGTGCTATCACTAGCTTCATCTTGGCAATCGTCACAGTGCCGTTTATTTTATTCTATCTTTTGAAAGACGGAGAAAAACTACCACAGTATGTACTACGATTATTACCACCACGTATGCGTGTAGAGACGGCACAAGTCTTTACGGACATTGATCGCCAAATCAGTTCATACATACAGGGTCAGTTACTCGTATCAGCAACAATCGGTTTTATGGTGTTCATAGGGTTCAGTATTATTCAAATGCCTTACCCAGTCTTACTAGGAGCTATCGCGATGGTGACGAGTGTAGTGCCTTATCTAGGGCCAGTCATTGCAATTACACCGGCTGTAATCATTGCATTAGTCCAATCGCCATTCATGCTATTGAAGCTTGCAGCTGTTTGGACGGTTGTTCAACTTGTTGAAGGGAAATTCATCTCTCCACAAATAATGGGCAAGACGTTGCATATTCACCCAATTACCATCATATTTGTGCTAGTAACAGCTGGATCCCTATTTGGAGTGCCTGGTGTTATCCTTGGGATTCCTGGATATGCTATAGTTAAAGTAATTGTTACTCACTTTTTCCGACTCTTTAAAATGCGTTATAATCGTTATGAGCCGACAGTTGAGCAACATTACGAATACATTTCGAAAACAAATAAGGTGGAGTAA
- a CDS encoding aminoglycoside phosphotransferase family protein has protein sequence MTAFEENVLAAFGERGETWLVNLPQHVLKIAATEQLNTLVPFSNLSYHYVVRAVQNEKSVVLKVGLPGADFTNELLALQAFANKSVVKVFTVVLDEGYYIMENIVPGESLYAKFPDTRTNVRIFVEQWRRLHSTAKSSIVLAKLPGISSWFETLNYSGDIPEAWLLEARRAQQRLADSNEDVILHGDLHHENIVWDVSRGFVVIDPKGVIGHAYYDCVQFLFNKNATIEEFKLKLQLLISTHGFDADKLLDAVKALGTVYLLWSLEEQSKEAQQRYDQLEWLMNHQKEET, from the coding sequence ATGACAGCGTTTGAAGAGAACGTCCTCGCTGCATTTGGCGAGAGAGGAGAGACGTGGCTAGTTAATCTCCCACAGCATGTCCTTAAAATTGCTGCTACAGAGCAATTAAACACGCTCGTGCCTTTTTCAAACCTTTCTTATCATTACGTTGTTAGAGCCGTTCAAAATGAGAAATCAGTGGTTTTAAAGGTAGGATTACCTGGCGCAGATTTTACAAACGAACTATTGGCTCTGCAAGCTTTTGCTAACAAATCTGTAGTGAAAGTTTTCACTGTTGTCCTCGACGAAGGATACTATATTATGGAAAATATTGTTCCCGGTGAATCCCTTTATGCCAAATTTCCCGACACGAGAACTAACGTTCGTATATTTGTAGAACAGTGGAGGAGGTTGCATAGTACAGCTAAGTCATCGATTGTATTAGCTAAGTTGCCAGGAATTAGTTCGTGGTTTGAAACTTTAAATTATAGTGGTGATATTCCTGAAGCCTGGTTACTAGAAGCTCGTCGAGCGCAGCAAAGATTAGCTGACAGTAATGAAGATGTGATTTTACACGGTGATTTACATCATGAAAACATAGTATGGGATGTTAGTCGTGGATTTGTAGTTATAGATCCTAAAGGTGTTATTGGACACGCGTATTATGATTGTGTGCAATTTCTATTTAATAAAAATGCTACGATTGAAGAATTTAAGTTAAAACTTCAGTTGCTAATAAGCACGCATGGGTTTGATGCTGATAAGTTACTAGATGCGGTAAAAGCATTGGGAACTGTTTATTTACTCTGGAGTCTTGAAGAGCAGAGTAAAGAGGCTCAGCAACGCTATGACCAATTAGAGTGGTTAATGAACCATCAAAAAGAGGAGACCTAG
- a CDS encoding thioesterase family protein → MMISTKEIEVRYAETDQMGVVYHANYLVWLEMGRTQLIKDLGFDYAGLERQGYLSPVLDVSIQYKQSVRYGEDVTVATWIDTYSRLKTVYGYEIRKTDGSVAATAKTMHTLVSKETFRPIALSKVDLAWHTAYEKACVNN, encoded by the coding sequence TTGATGATTAGTACAAAAGAAATTGAAGTACGCTATGCTGAGACGGATCAAATGGGGGTCGTCTACCATGCGAATTATTTAGTGTGGCTCGAGATGGGGAGAACGCAATTAATTAAAGATTTAGGCTTTGATTATGCGGGACTAGAGCGACAGGGGTATTTATCGCCTGTGTTAGACGTATCTATCCAGTACAAACAAAGTGTACGCTACGGGGAAGACGTGACAGTAGCCACTTGGATTGATACCTATAGTCGGTTAAAGACCGTATATGGTTATGAGATTCGCAAAACAGATGGCTCAGTCGCCGCTACCGCTAAAACGATGCATACTCTTGTATCAAAAGAGACCTTTCGTCCAATCGCGCTCTCCAAAGTAGACCTTGCTTGGCATACAGCGTATGAGAAAGCTTGCGTAAATAACTAA
- the parE gene encoding DNA topoisomerase IV subunit B has protein sequence MVKQKLTAYTDDDIQVLEGLEAVRKRPGMYIGSTDTRGLHHLVYEIVDNAVDESLAGFGTQIDVTIHADNSITVRDYGRGMPTGTHRTGKPTAEVIFTVLHAGGKFGQGGYKTSGGLHGVGASVVNALSTTVDVEIHRDGKKFYQKFSHGGKVEVPLKEVGKTKETGTMVHFLPDPTIFSVTKYNFETLSERLRESAFLLKGLRITLKDERTDVTEVYHYETGIEAFVSYLNEEKDTLHNVFYMEGVQSEIEVEFAFQYNDGYSETILSFVNNVRTRDGGTHETGAKAALTRVFNDYARKTGLLKEKDKNLDGADVREGVAAIVSVRIPENILQFEGQTKGKLGTNEARSAVDMVISEKLQYILEENADLTASLIRKAIRAQQAREAARKAREEARTGKKRKKNDTLLSGKLTPAQSRNAKRNELYLVEGDSAGGSAKQGRDRTFQAILPLRGKVINTEKAKLVDIMKNEEIATIIHAIGGGVGADFAVEDIAYDKIVIMTDADTDGAHIQVLLLTFFYRYMKPLIEAGKVYIALPPLYKVFKGAGKKEVSTYAWTEKELQQSIKTIGKGYALQRYKGLGEMNADQLWETTMNPETRTLIRVTIEDSGRAERHVTTLMGDKVEPRRKWIESHVDFSLEEEGTILENERIHMESEV, from the coding sequence TTGGTAAAACAGAAATTAACAGCCTACACAGATGATGACATTCAAGTTTTAGAGGGGCTAGAAGCCGTTCGGAAACGTCCTGGTATGTATATTGGTTCCACTGACACTAGAGGCCTACATCACCTTGTCTATGAGATCGTAGACAATGCAGTCGATGAGAGCTTAGCTGGATTTGGTACGCAAATTGATGTAACGATCCATGCTGATAACAGCATCACAGTCCGCGATTATGGTCGTGGCATGCCGACAGGTACTCATAGAACGGGTAAACCAACTGCTGAAGTCATTTTCACCGTTCTTCATGCCGGAGGAAAGTTTGGGCAAGGCGGTTATAAAACAAGTGGAGGTCTTCACGGGGTCGGAGCTTCTGTAGTAAATGCACTTTCTACAACTGTAGATGTAGAAATTCACCGAGACGGAAAGAAATTTTATCAAAAATTCTCTCACGGTGGCAAAGTAGAGGTGCCATTAAAAGAGGTTGGTAAAACAAAAGAAACCGGAACAATGGTTCATTTCTTACCAGACCCAACTATTTTTTCAGTAACTAAATACAATTTTGAAACACTGAGTGAACGCTTACGTGAGTCCGCTTTCCTATTAAAGGGTTTACGGATCACTTTAAAAGATGAACGAACCGATGTTACAGAGGTCTACCATTATGAAACAGGGATAGAGGCTTTTGTCTCCTATTTAAACGAAGAAAAAGACACCCTTCACAATGTCTTCTACATGGAAGGCGTGCAATCAGAGATCGAAGTCGAGTTCGCGTTCCAGTACAACGATGGCTACTCTGAAACCATTCTGTCCTTCGTCAATAACGTCCGTACTCGCGATGGTGGTACACACGAAACAGGGGCAAAAGCTGCCTTGACACGCGTATTCAATGACTATGCCCGCAAAACAGGGTTGTTAAAAGAAAAAGACAAGAATTTAGACGGTGCCGATGTACGTGAAGGAGTTGCGGCCATCGTATCTGTTCGTATTCCTGAAAATATACTCCAGTTTGAAGGGCAGACCAAAGGGAAGCTTGGAACTAATGAAGCTCGTAGTGCAGTGGATATGGTCATTTCAGAAAAGCTGCAATACATTTTAGAAGAAAATGCTGATTTGACGGCTTCATTGATTCGTAAAGCTATTCGAGCACAGCAAGCACGAGAGGCTGCACGTAAAGCGCGTGAAGAAGCTCGTACTGGTAAAAAACGCAAAAAAAATGACACTTTGTTGTCCGGTAAATTAACGCCTGCACAGTCTCGTAATGCAAAGCGCAATGAACTGTATTTAGTGGAGGGTGACTCAGCCGGCGGTTCAGCTAAACAAGGACGTGACCGCACTTTCCAAGCTATTCTGCCACTTCGCGGAAAAGTCATCAATACGGAAAAAGCAAAGCTTGTCGACATTATGAAAAATGAAGAAATTGCCACCATCATTCATGCAATCGGTGGTGGAGTAGGTGCAGATTTTGCAGTAGAAGATATTGCTTATGACAAGATTGTCATCATGACGGATGCCGATACAGATGGCGCGCACATTCAAGTGTTATTGTTGACGTTCTTCTACCGTTATATGAAACCGCTCATTGAAGCAGGCAAAGTCTATATTGCCTTACCACCACTTTACAAAGTATTTAAAGGTGCTGGTAAGAAAGAAGTAAGCACTTATGCGTGGACGGAAAAAGAATTACAGCAATCTATTAAAACCATAGGAAAAGGCTACGCCCTGCAACGCTACAAGGGTCTTGGTGAGATGAATGCTGATCAACTGTGGGAAACAACGATGAATCCTGAAACTCGTACCCTGATTCGTGTCACCATCGAAGATAGCGGTCGCGCCGAACGTCACGTGACGACATTGATGGGCGACAAGGTAGAACCACGACGCAAATGGATTGAGAGCCATGTCGACTTTAGCCTTGAAGAAGAGGGCACGATATTAGAAAACGAACGTATTCATATGGAGAGTGAAGTATAA
- the msrA gene encoding peptide-methionine (S)-S-oxide reductase MsrA codes for MEKATFAGGCFWCMVKPFDTFEGIHKVTSGYMGGHVDNPSYEQVKTGTSGHLEVVEIEFDPALFPYSQLLEIFWQQIDPTDDEGQFQDRGDQYRTAIFYYTDEQREQAELEKTKLQDSQKFAKPIVTRILPATTFYPAEEYHQDFYKKDPEHYQQDLAQSGRVEFIEKNWK; via the coding sequence ATGGAAAAAGCAACATTTGCGGGCGGCTGTTTTTGGTGTATGGTTAAGCCCTTTGACACATTCGAAGGAATTCATAAAGTAACGTCTGGCTATATGGGGGGGCACGTGGATAACCCTAGCTATGAACAAGTGAAAACAGGAACAAGTGGTCATTTAGAGGTCGTGGAGATTGAATTTGATCCTGCCTTATTCCCGTACTCACAACTGCTTGAGATTTTCTGGCAACAGATCGATCCAACTGATGATGAAGGTCAGTTCCAGGACCGTGGAGATCAATACCGTACAGCTATTTTCTACTACACAGATGAACAACGTGAGCAAGCTGAACTAGAGAAGACAAAATTACAGGACAGTCAAAAGTTTGCTAAACCGATTGTCACGCGCATCCTCCCTGCCACGACATTTTATCCGGCAGAAGAATACCATCAAGATTTCTACAAAAAAGATCCTGAACACTACCAGCAAGACCTTGCACAATCAGGCCGTGTTGAATTCATCGAAAAGAACTGGAAGTGA
- a CDS encoding LCP family protein codes for MDELRSERRAKRRRRSPLKTILRLVVVAVLAVIAYGVFSYWQGTQLADGAAASETFEGTEYTDGRMNVLLLGVDSRGEEQARTDTMMIASWDPETNDVRLVSLMRDIYATIPGYQSYKLNTAYYLGGAELTRQTVEGMFGVPLHHYALIDFTSFETMVDIVAPSGIEIDVEKDMSEEIGVELKQGVHQLNGQELLGYARFRKDEEGDFGRVRRQQVVIEALSNEMTSVSTIHRLPKFAGALNGYIQTDIESREKLNYLLDVITGGSLEVERLTIPQEGAYRYNSYSHAGSVIEIDQEAARTAISDFLK; via the coding sequence ATGGATGAATTGCGATCAGAAAGAAGAGCCAAGAGAAGACGACGCTCTCCACTGAAAACTATTCTGCGTTTAGTTGTAGTAGCAGTGCTTGCTGTCATCGCTTATGGAGTGTTTAGTTATTGGCAAGGAACTCAACTAGCAGATGGAGCTGCTGCATCTGAAACGTTTGAGGGCACAGAGTACACAGATGGCCGAATGAATGTTTTGCTATTAGGGGTAGATAGTCGAGGAGAAGAACAGGCAAGAACCGATACGATGATGATTGCATCCTGGGATCCTGAGACAAACGATGTACGGCTTGTATCGCTCATGAGAGATATATACGCAACAATTCCAGGTTATCAATCGTACAAATTGAATACTGCCTATTACCTAGGAGGGGCTGAACTTACTCGTCAAACAGTAGAGGGAATGTTCGGAGTACCACTTCATCACTATGCACTTATTGATTTCACAAGTTTTGAGACAATGGTCGACATCGTGGCTCCTAGTGGTATTGAAATCGATGTTGAAAAAGATATGTCAGAAGAAATTGGTGTAGAGCTCAAACAGGGTGTCCACCAATTGAATGGTCAAGAACTGTTAGGATATGCAAGATTCCGCAAAGATGAAGAAGGTGACTTTGGCCGCGTTCGTCGTCAGCAAGTGGTCATTGAAGCTTTATCAAATGAAATGACATCTGTATCGACTATTCATCGTTTACCAAAGTTTGCTGGCGCGTTAAATGGGTATATTCAAACGGATATTGAAAGTAGAGAGAAACTGAACTATCTTCTTGATGTCATCACAGGGGGCAGCCTTGAAGTCGAGCGATTGACAATTCCACAAGAAGGCGCCTATCGCTACAATTCATACAGCCACGCGGGAAGTGTGATTGAAATTGATCAAGAAGCAGCACGGACAGCCATCTCTGATTTTCTCAAGTAG
- the parC gene encoding DNA topoisomerase IV subunit A, which produces MSQIERFQDLPLEEVIGDRFGRYSKYIIQDRALPDARDGLKPVQRRILFAMYTEGNTHDKAFRKSAKTVGNVIGNYHPHGDSSVYEAMVRMSQDWKLRNLLVEMHGNNGSVDGDPPAAMRYTEARLSPIASELLRDIQKETVEFIPNFDDSDSEPTVLPARFPNLLVNGSTGISAGYATDMPPHALHEVIDALFMYMENSAVTVDELMTVMKGPDFPTGGIIQGVEGIKRAYETGKGKIIIRSKTEIEAIKGNKQQIVITELPFEVNKANLIKRMDEQRSDKRLDGIADIRDESDRTGLRIVVEMKKDVDAHGILQFLFKNTDLQVSYNFNMIAIHNRRPMMMTLPLLLDAYLEHQKEVTRKRSEYDLKRANARLHIVEGLMKALSILDEVIATIRASKDKRDAKENLKSSFAFTEEQAEAIVSLQLYRLTNTDITALEAEHADLTKFVTQLQGILGDEKKLIRVIKKELQDIRKTYAESRRSLIEDEIEEIKLTLDVLIPSEDVRLTVTKEGYVKRTSLRSYQASNGRDFAMKESDHLLLDQISNTQHHLLLFTSLGNYIYQPVHELPEIRWKDLGQHISSVVQLDPNEQIIHAEVIESFDLDFTVITVSAEGQIKRSLLAEFYAQRYNRALKAMKLKKDDRLVAVRLANPSDDLALFTSGAYALSYSLDELPITGVKTGGVKGINVKDGDSVVALTLLPKDSQDFYVLITHRGAIKKLARKELEASSRAKRGVVVLRELKSNAHRIVDVHYVTNADVLLPLTTNGEGEQLLVKELKSADRYSNGSFLVDVENVGPVQKLIIKTP; this is translated from the coding sequence ATGTCACAGATCGAACGCTTTCAAGATTTACCGTTAGAAGAGGTCATTGGAGACCGCTTCGGACGCTATAGTAAATACATCATTCAAGACCGAGCACTACCAGACGCACGGGACGGATTAAAACCAGTTCAACGCCGGATTTTATTTGCCATGTACACAGAGGGTAACACGCACGATAAAGCATTCCGAAAATCAGCCAAAACTGTAGGTAACGTTATCGGGAATTATCACCCTCACGGAGATAGCTCCGTCTACGAGGCAATGGTACGTATGAGTCAAGATTGGAAATTACGCAATCTGCTCGTAGAGATGCACGGAAACAACGGATCGGTTGATGGGGATCCTCCTGCTGCAATGCGTTATACAGAAGCAAGGCTCTCTCCAATTGCTTCCGAATTGTTACGTGACATTCAAAAGGAGACCGTTGAATTCATCCCGAACTTTGACGACTCAGATTCTGAACCAACTGTTCTCCCAGCCCGTTTCCCTAACTTGCTGGTTAACGGCTCTACTGGAATCTCGGCAGGGTATGCTACAGACATGCCTCCTCATGCTTTACATGAAGTAATCGACGCTTTGTTTATGTATATGGAGAATTCGGCAGTTACAGTGGACGAACTGATGACTGTAATGAAAGGTCCAGATTTTCCTACGGGAGGCATCATTCAAGGAGTAGAGGGCATTAAAAGAGCTTACGAAACAGGTAAAGGAAAGATTATCATTCGTTCAAAGACCGAAATTGAGGCAATCAAAGGGAACAAACAACAGATTGTCATCACGGAATTGCCTTTTGAAGTGAATAAAGCCAATCTCATCAAACGAATGGACGAACAACGTTCTGATAAACGTCTCGATGGAATTGCCGATATTCGCGATGAATCTGACCGTACAGGCCTGCGCATCGTTGTTGAAATGAAAAAAGATGTCGATGCACATGGCATTTTGCAATTTTTGTTTAAAAATACAGATTTACAAGTGTCTTATAATTTTAATATGATAGCCATCCATAACAGACGACCTATGATGATGACGTTGCCACTTTTATTAGATGCTTATTTAGAGCATCAAAAAGAGGTCACTCGCAAACGTTCTGAATATGATCTTAAGCGGGCAAATGCACGCCTACATATCGTGGAAGGTTTAATGAAAGCTCTTTCGATTTTAGATGAAGTGATTGCGACCATCCGGGCTTCTAAAGATAAGCGAGACGCAAAAGAAAACCTAAAATCATCATTTGCTTTTACTGAAGAGCAAGCAGAAGCCATCGTTTCTTTGCAGCTTTACCGTTTAACCAATACAGACATTACAGCTCTAGAAGCAGAACACGCTGACTTAACAAAATTCGTCACGCAGCTACAAGGAATTTTAGGCGACGAAAAGAAGTTGATCCGCGTAATTAAAAAAGAACTTCAAGATATTCGAAAAACCTACGCCGAGTCTCGTCGTTCATTAATCGAAGATGAAATCGAAGAGATTAAGTTAACCTTAGATGTGCTGATTCCAAGCGAAGATGTTCGTTTGACTGTCACAAAAGAGGGTTACGTGAAACGTACGTCATTGCGTTCTTATCAAGCTTCTAATGGCCGAGATTTTGCTATGAAAGAGTCCGATCATTTGTTACTTGATCAGATCAGTAACACACAGCATCATTTACTGCTGTTTACATCTCTCGGCAACTACATCTACCAGCCTGTCCACGAGCTTCCTGAGATAAGGTGGAAAGATCTTGGTCAACATATTTCAAGTGTTGTTCAGTTAGATCCAAATGAACAGATCATTCATGCAGAAGTTATTGAATCGTTTGATTTAGACTTTACTGTTATTACGGTTTCTGCAGAAGGTCAAATTAAGCGGTCTCTGTTAGCTGAATTTTATGCACAGCGATACAACCGGGCACTAAAAGCAATGAAACTTAAAAAAGACGACCGACTTGTGGCTGTTCGTCTAGCAAATCCGTCAGATGACCTTGCGTTATTTACTTCGGGTGCTTACGCTCTTAGTTATTCTTTAGATGAGCTTCCGATTACAGGTGTAAAAACGGGTGGTGTTAAAGGTATCAATGTAAAAGACGGGGATTCAGTAGTCGCATTGACGCTTCTTCCTAAAGATTCGCAAGATTTTTATGTTTTGATCACCCATCGAGGAGCTATCAAAAAGTTAGCACGTAAAGAACTTGAAGCTAGCTCGCGCGCTAAACGTGGCGTCGTAGTGTTGCGTGAATTAAAATCAAATGCCCACCGCATTGTGGATGTTCATTATGTGACAAATGCCGATGTATTGCTACCATTGACAACGAATGGGGAGGGAGAGCAATTGCTAGTCAAAGAATTAAAATCTGCCGACCGTTATTCGAATGGAAGTTTCTTAGTGGATGTAGAAAATGTGGGTCCTGTTCAGAAACTAATTATTAAAACACCCTAG
- a CDS encoding HesB/YadR/YfhF family protein, producing the protein MKIEISQQALSWFETEMEATEGEWIQFYARYGGSSKLHEGFTLGMTKAEPDEAAVQQDENGIHFYIEERDLWYFDGHDLHVELHPERQEITFDYKKSS; encoded by the coding sequence ATGAAAATTGAAATTTCACAGCAAGCACTAAGCTGGTTCGAAACAGAAATGGAAGCAACCGAAGGCGAGTGGATTCAATTTTACGCCCGCTACGGCGGCAGCAGTAAGTTGCACGAAGGATTCACACTCGGGATGACTAAAGCAGAGCCTGACGAAGCTGCTGTTCAACAAGATGAAAATGGCATTCATTTTTATATTGAAGAACGGGATCTTTGGTACTTTGATGGGCACGACCTGCATGTGGAACTTCATCCTGAAAGACAAGAAATTACATTTGATTATAAAAAAAGTTCCTAG
- a CDS encoding N-acetyltransferase family protein produces the protein MIRELRKEDWPAVKAIFEQGIASGNATFRTEAPTWEQWDTFHHDVCRFVFEQEGVVLGYAALFQAFTASFFHGVGEVSIYMSNEAAGKGIGSQLLAKLIETSETSGFWTLQAMIFPENQASLKLHEKFGFTEVGVRRQIGKMNDTWRDVVLIERRSKTNL, from the coding sequence ATGATACGAGAGCTGAGAAAAGAAGATTGGCCAGCTGTTAAAGCTATTTTTGAGCAAGGAATTGCTTCCGGAAATGCTACATTTCGCACTGAGGCACCCACTTGGGAACAATGGGATACATTTCATCATGACGTGTGTCGGTTTGTTTTTGAACAAGAGGGCGTTGTTCTTGGTTATGCAGCGTTATTCCAAGCATTTACAGCATCATTTTTTCATGGTGTAGGTGAAGTGAGTATTTATATGTCGAATGAAGCCGCTGGTAAAGGGATCGGCAGTCAACTATTAGCCAAACTAATTGAAACTAGTGAAACGTCAGGTTTCTGGACATTGCAAGCCATGATTTTTCCAGAGAATCAAGCAAGTCTGAAACTCCACGAAAAGTTCGGCTTCACAGAAGTTGGTGTTCGTCGCCAAATCGGTAAAATGAATGATACGTGGCGAGATGTTGTATTAATTGAAAGACGCAGCAAAACAAATCTATAA
- the plsY gene encoding glycerol-3-phosphate 1-O-acyltransferase PlsY — MTTALALLLAYLLGSIPTGLIIGKTFFKTDIREHGSGNLGGTNTFRVLGKPAGLIVSLIDILKGTAAVLLVLLPWFSDTAIHPLVLGAVAVIGHMYPVFAGFRGGKAVATSAGVLLGYNWMFFLILLVLFFVFLKLTKMVSLTSILLSVTAFIMAVGSHFLIRPDIPLILLISVLMLFIVYRHRANIGRIRQGNEPKISWI; from the coding sequence ATGACAACAGCACTTGCACTCTTACTCGCTTATTTACTAGGTTCCATTCCTACAGGTCTAATTATAGGAAAGACTTTTTTTAAAACTGATATCCGTGAACACGGAAGCGGTAATTTGGGTGGCACTAACACCTTTCGCGTATTAGGGAAGCCAGCCGGCCTGATCGTTTCATTAATTGATATCTTAAAAGGAACAGCTGCTGTTCTTCTGGTATTACTACCATGGTTTTCAGATACTGCTATACACCCCTTGGTTCTTGGTGCAGTAGCTGTAATTGGTCACATGTATCCAGTGTTTGCAGGGTTCCGTGGAGGAAAAGCTGTAGCGACTTCAGCAGGAGTGCTACTTGGTTACAACTGGATGTTCTTCTTAATTTTATTAGTTCTTTTCTTTGTATTTTTAAAGTTGACGAAGATGGTCTCTTTAACTTCCATCTTGCTATCAGTCACAGCTTTCATCATGGCAGTCGGTTCACATTTCTTGATTCGTCCCGACATTCCACTTATTCTATTGATAAGCGTCTTGATGCTTTTCATCGTCTATCGCCACCGAGCGAACATTGGACGCATCCGTCAAGGAAATGAACCAAAAATCTCCTGGATTTAG